In Rhododendron vialii isolate Sample 1 chromosome 9a, ASM3025357v1, the following are encoded in one genomic region:
- the LOC131301279 gene encoding uncharacterized protein LOC131301279, translating into MEGSSWDNNGSGDPDFGIFCYCGEPTILRKSGTQKNPGRRFFGCANYKKKKKAVRTVEQCESSASMSISEEMQRTTITMQMKIEAMQKEIDAMRKRMRNEGKMNWNYLWIIFFCVVSYMCGKSSQ; encoded by the exons ATGGAAGGAAGTAGTTGGGATAACAATGGAAGTGGTGATCCCGATTTTGGGATCTTTTGTTATTGCGGAGAACCAACAATATTGAGGAAATCTGGAACACAAAAGAACCCAGGTCGAAGGTTCTTCGGATGTGCAAATTATAAG aaaaaaaaaaaggctgtgAGGACTGTTGAACAATGTGAGAGTTCAGCATCCATGAGCATTAGTGAAGAAATGCAGAGGACAACAATCACAATGCAGATGAAGATTGAAGCCATGCAGAAGGAGATTGATGCAATGCGAAAGAGAATGAGAAATGAGGGGAAAATGAACTGGAATTAcctttggattatttttttttgtgttgtgtcGTACATGTGTGGCAAAAGCAGCCAGTGA